In 'Nostoc azollae' 0708, the following are encoded in one genomic region:
- a CDS encoding phasin family protein: MDSNNWLEQLMMLGIGTTSLVAEKLRQVSDELVKDGKLNPEQAKVLMNDIVQQLKSEQGNWELQMQRQMRNMMQDLGVARQSEVDELRGRIDRLERELRNLENKLWR, translated from the coding sequence ATGGATAGCAATAATTGGTTGGAACAGCTTATGATGCTGGGTATTGGCACAACTTCTTTGGTAGCGGAGAAACTAAGACAAGTCAGTGATGAACTTGTCAAGGATGGTAAGCTCAATCCTGAGCAAGCCAAAGTGCTTATGAATGATATTGTGCAGCAGTTAAAGTCCGAGCAAGGTAATTGGGAACTACAAATGCAACGACAGATGCGAAATATGATGCAGGATCTGGGGGTGGCTCGTCAGTCAGAAGTGGATGAATTGCGGGGTAGAATTGATCGTTTAGAACGTGAGCTGCGCAATTTGGAAAATAAGCTTTGGCGTTAG
- a CDS encoding FKBP-type peptidyl-prolyl cis-trans isomerase: MLLSVVALVLTQMGSKQDTAVAAKLIQTPSVATTAIVENNTLTASNTIIMSEKNVVTTSSGLKYIELKKGDGLVTPERGQTVVVHYTGTLEDGTKFDSSRDHGQPFSFKIGVGQVIKGWDEGLSTMKVGERRQLIIPSELGYGPRGSGGVIPPFSTLIFDVELLDIK, from the coding sequence ATGCTGCTATCTGTTGTGGCTTTGGTATTAACGCAAATGGGTAGTAAACAGGATACTGCTGTTGCGGCTAAGTTGATTCAAACACCATCAGTAGCGACTACTGCAATTGTTGAGAACAATACTTTGACAGCGAGCAATACTATTATTATGTCGGAAAAGAATGTTGTAACTACTTCCTCTGGACTGAAGTATATTGAGTTAAAAAAAGGGGATGGACTAGTTACTCCTGAACGGGGACAAACGGTTGTGGTTCACTATACTGGTACTTTAGAAGATGGTACTAAGTTTGATAGTTCAAGGGATCATGGCCAACCCTTCAGCTTTAAAATTGGTGTAGGGCAGGTAATTAAGGGTTGGGATGAAGGTCTTAGTACTATGAAAGTAGGCGAGCGCCGTCAGTTGATTATTCCCTCGGAGTTGGGTTATGGTCCTAGAGGATCTGGTGGTGTGATTCCACCATTCTCGACACTGATTTTTGATGTGGAATTGTTGGATATTAAGTAG
- the dnaB gene encoding replicative DNA helicase, translated as MAEELSFQGDGSNRLPPQNIEVEEAILGGILLDPEAISRIRDRLVLEAFYINAHKDIYQAALTLHAQNKPTDLLSLTNWLTDNDKLTRIGGRNKLATLVDRTVSAVNIDALAGLVMEKYLRRQLIKAGNEIVQLGYETETELPIVLDQAEQKVFGVTQEKPQSGLVHISDTLINAFQEVERRHEGIALPGIPCGFYDLDAMTSGFQRSDLIIVAGRPSMGKTAFCLNLAHNIAVGYKLPVAVFSLEMSKEQLVQRLLASEAQIESGYLRSGRISQTQWESLSRAISNLSEMPIFIDDTANITVTQMRSQARRLQAEQNTELGLIVIDYLQLMEGAGDNRVQELSKITRSLKGLARELSVPIIALSQLSRGVEARTNKRPMLSDLRESGCLTGDSLVRLTARGLQVPMKELVGKSGFPVWALNEKTMKVETAIVSNAFCTGIKPVFTLTTRLGKKIRATANHKFLTIHGWKKLDELNPQQHLCLPVVANIVQTNKLLALPNSHVYWDEIVSIIPDGEEQVFDLTVPYLHNFVANNIIVHNSIEQDADLVIMLYRDEYYSPESPDRGIAEVIIAKHRNGPTGTVKLLFDPQFTKFKNLARPNNY; from the coding sequence ATGGCTGAAGAACTTAGTTTTCAAGGAGATGGTAGCAACCGCCTACCACCCCAAAACATCGAAGTAGAAGAAGCTATATTGGGGGGTATTTTACTAGATCCAGAAGCTATCAGTCGAATACGCGATCGCCTAGTACTGGAAGCCTTTTATATTAATGCCCATAAAGATATCTATCAAGCTGCCCTCACCCTTCACGCCCAAAATAAACCCACAGACTTACTCTCCCTTACAAATTGGCTAACTGACAACGACAAACTAACCCGGATAGGTGGCAGAAATAAATTAGCCACATTAGTAGACCGCACAGTATCAGCAGTTAACATTGATGCCTTAGCAGGGTTAGTCATGGAAAAATACCTGCGACGACAATTAATTAAAGCTGGCAATGAAATTGTACAACTTGGTTACGAAACAGAAACTGAATTACCCATCGTCCTTGACCAAGCAGAACAAAAAGTTTTTGGCGTTACTCAAGAAAAACCCCAATCAGGATTAGTTCACATTTCTGATACCCTCATTAACGCCTTCCAAGAAGTTGAAAGACGACATGAAGGCATCGCTTTACCCGGTATTCCCTGCGGTTTTTATGATTTAGATGCCATGACCAGCGGGTTTCAGCGTTCTGATTTAATCATCGTCGCTGGCAGGCCATCAATGGGAAAAACAGCCTTCTGCCTTAACCTAGCTCATAATATTGCCGTTGGTTATAAACTACCCGTTGCAGTTTTCAGCTTAGAAATGTCCAAAGAACAACTAGTACAGCGACTACTTGCTAGTGAAGCACAAATTGAAAGCGGTTATTTGCGAAGTGGACGCATCAGCCAAACCCAATGGGAATCTTTAAGCCGTGCGATCAGTAATCTCTCAGAAATGCCGATTTTCATTGACGACACCGCCAATATTACAGTTACCCAAATGCGGAGTCAAGCCCGACGACTCCAAGCCGAACAGAATACAGAACTAGGATTAATAGTCATAGATTACTTGCAACTCATGGAAGGAGCAGGAGATAATCGCGTTCAAGAATTATCCAAAATAACCCGTTCTCTCAAAGGTTTAGCCCGTGAGTTGTCCGTTCCCATTATCGCCCTATCTCAGTTAAGCCGCGGTGTAGAAGCACGTACCAATAAACGCCCAATGTTATCAGATTTACGTGAATCTGGTTGTTTAACAGGTGATAGTCTAGTCAGATTGACAGCTAGAGGATTACAAGTACCAATGAAAGAATTAGTAGGTAAATCTGGCTTTCCAGTTTGGGCATTAAATGAAAAAACAATGAAGGTAGAAACAGCAATTGTGAGTAATGCCTTTTGCACAGGTATTAAACCCGTATTTACCTTAACAACTAGACTAGGAAAAAAAATTAGGGCAACAGCTAATCACAAATTCCTCACAATTCATGGTTGGAAGAAACTTGATGAATTAAATCCTCAACAACATCTGTGTTTACCAGTAGTTGCCAATATTGTTCAAACCAATAAGTTACTTGCCCTTCCCAACAGTCATGTATATTGGGATGAAATTGTATCAATCATACCAGATGGAGAAGAACAAGTCTTTGACTTAACAGTTCCTTATCTGCATAACTTTGTAGCCAATAATATCATCGTTCACAATTCCATTGAACAAGACGCAGATTTAGTAATCATGCTTTACCGTGACGAATATTACTCACCAGAGAGTCCAGATCGCGGAATAGCAGAAGTGATTATAGCTAAACACCGCAACGGACCGACCGGAACAGTCAAACTTTTATTTGATCCACAATTTACAAAATTTAAAAACCTAGCCAGACCAAATAACTATTAA
- the rplI gene encoding 50S ribosomal protein L9, translated as MAKQVQLVLIKDVSKLGKSGDLVDVAPGYARNYLIPQSLATHATPGILRQVERRREQERQRQVEVRQQALEQKAALEKVGKLKIAKPVGENEAIFGTVTTQDVAEAIQAASSQEIDRRRITIPDINQLGTYKAQIKLHSEVTAEINIEVVAS; from the coding sequence ATGGCTAAACAAGTGCAGTTAGTTTTAATAAAAGATGTCAGCAAGCTGGGTAAATCCGGCGACTTAGTAGATGTAGCACCAGGCTATGCTCGTAATTATCTAATTCCCCAGAGTTTAGCCACTCATGCTACACCTGGTATTCTCAGACAAGTAGAACGCCGTCGTGAACAAGAACGTCAACGCCAAGTAGAAGTTAGACAACAAGCACTAGAACAAAAAGCAGCCTTGGAAAAAGTCGGTAAATTGAAAATTGCCAAGCCAGTTGGTGAAAACGAAGCTATTTTCGGTACAGTCACAACCCAAGACGTAGCAGAAGCAATTCAAGCAGCCAGCAGTCAAGAAATCGATCGGCGTCGTATTACGATTCCTGATATTAACCAACTGGGTACATACAAAGCCCAAATCAAGCTCCACTCTGAAGTAACAGCAGAAATAAATATCGAAGTTGTTGCTAGTTAA
- the gloB gene encoding hydroxyacylglutathione hydrolase, with protein MQVIRLSALSDNYIFLLYDSQQDIAVVVDPAESEPVLKHLQQIKAKLVAIFNTHHHDDHVGGNQQLIQEFPELKVYGGIEDQGRIPRQQVFLQEGDHVPFANRTAKVFFVPGHTRAHIAYYFPPVTTGDTGELFCGDTLFAGGCGRLFEGTPAQMLDSLSKLRALPDNTRIWCAHEYTLNNLRFALTVDGDNPDLGKRYKEVIAMRKRQEATVPSLLEVEKRTNPFLRWDKPSLQLSAKSNEAVQTFAWIRSMKDKF; from the coding sequence ATGCAGGTTATCCGTCTGTCGGCACTTTCTGACAACTATATATTTCTGTTATATGATTCACAACAAGATATTGCTGTAGTGGTTGATCCGGCTGAGTCTGAACCAGTTTTAAAACACTTGCAGCAAATAAAAGCTAAGTTAGTAGCGATTTTTAATACACATCATCATGATGATCATGTAGGTGGAAATCAACAGCTAATACAGGAATTTCCTGAATTAAAGGTTTACGGTGGGATTGAGGATCAAGGTAGAATTCCTAGACAGCAGGTATTTTTGCAAGAAGGCGATCACGTCCCATTTGCTAATCGTACAGCAAAAGTGTTCTTTGTTCCCGGACATACTCGCGCTCATATCGCTTACTACTTTCCACCAGTAACAACAGGTGACACAGGAGAATTATTCTGTGGTGATACTCTATTTGCTGGTGGTTGTGGTCGTTTGTTTGAAGGGACACCAGCCCAAATGCTAGACTCCTTAAGTAAACTCCGGGCCTTACCTGACAATACCCGTATTTGGTGTGCCCACGAATATACTTTGAATAACTTGCGCTTCGCCTTGACTGTAGATGGAGATAACCCAGACTTAGGAAAGCGTTATAAAGAAGTAATAGCTATGCGTAAACGCCAAGAAGCTACAGTTCCTTCATTACTCGAAGTGGAAAAGCGTACAAATCCATTTCTGCGGTGGGATAAACCTTCACTACAATTATCTGCAAAAAGTAACGAAGCAGTACAAACATTTGCCTGGATTCGTAGTATGAAAGATAAATTTTAG